DNA sequence from the Pedobacter sp. W3I1 genome:
AGAGTTTTAAATATATGTCATTAACGGATTTCTTTTCCCCAATAAACCCCGATAGTTTTACACCCAGGCAAGGATTTTTTACAAGTCAGCTGGGGTTAAAAGCGCAAATTTACACCGAATCATTTCCCGATTTTGAGGAACACACCTACGATTTGGCCATTTTTGGAGTACTTGATGGAAGAGGTGCCGTTAATAATGAAGGTTCTGCCCTGGCGCCCGATTATTTTAGAGAGAAATTTTACAAACTTAACGAAGGCGCTTTTAGCAGCCGGATTGTCGATTTAGGCAATATTAAACACGGTGCAACCATTGCAGATACTTACATCGCCATCAAGATGGTGGTTTCTGAGCTAATCAAAAAAGACATTATTCCGATCATTATTGGCGGCGGACAAGACCTAACCTATGGCCAATATCTTGGTTATGAAGATTTAGAACAAAAAGTAGATCTGGTAATTATTGATAACCAATTTGATATTGGCGATGATGACCATGAGGGAATTGCTACCCGATCGGATTGTTACCTGAATAAGATTTTCTTACATCAACCCAATTACCTTTTCAATTTTAGCAATGTTGGTTATCAAACTTATTTTGTAAATCAAGAAAGTTTGAGCGTAATGGACAAATTATATTTTGATGTACACCGTTTGGGTGAGTTTGCTCAGGATATTACCTTAACAGAGCCTATCATCCGCAATGCAAACATGATTAGCTTTGATATAGGTGCTATCCGCTCTGCCGATGCTGCTGCAAATGCCAATTCCACGCCAAACGGTTTTGATGGCGAAGAAGCCTGTCGCATTGCCCGCTATGCAGGCATGAATGATAAACTGACCTCAATCGGGTTTTACGAGTTTAATCCTGCTTACGACAACAACGGACAAACAGCCTTCTTACTTGCTCAAATGGTATGGTATTTTGTGGATGGATACTATGCCCGTAAAAAGGATTTCCCGCTTACACCTAAATCGCAGTTTATGATCTATCGAACCAGTTTAAAAGATGGTTCGGGAGAAATGATGTTTGTGAAAAGCAAAAAATCAGACCGTTGGTGGATGCAGGTTCCATACCCATCAGGCCAATCTAAAAATGAGCGCTACCATCTTGTACCTTGCAGGTATGACGATTACCAAACCGCCGTTAATGGTGAAATGCCGGATTTGTGGTGGCGGACTTATCAGAAATTGAACTAAAAAATCTATGTAATTTCAAAGTAGAAGCTATGTAATTTCAAAGTCGGCGTGGGAAAATCATTC
Encoded proteins:
- a CDS encoding formimidoylglutamase; amino-acid sequence: MSLTDFFSPINPDSFTPRQGFFTSQLGLKAQIYTESFPDFEEHTYDLAIFGVLDGRGAVNNEGSALAPDYFREKFYKLNEGAFSSRIVDLGNIKHGATIADTYIAIKMVVSELIKKDIIPIIIGGGQDLTYGQYLGYEDLEQKVDLVIIDNQFDIGDDDHEGIATRSDCYLNKIFLHQPNYLFNFSNVGYQTYFVNQESLSVMDKLYFDVHRLGEFAQDITLTEPIIRNANMISFDIGAIRSADAAANANSTPNGFDGEEACRIARYAGMNDKLTSIGFYEFNPAYDNNGQTAFLLAQMVWYFVDGYYARKKDFPLTPKSQFMIYRTSLKDGSGEMMFVKSKKSDRWWMQVPYPSGQSKNERYHLVPCRYDDYQTAVNGEMPDLWWRTYQKLN